A section of the Arcobacter roscoffensis genome encodes:
- a CDS encoding YfhL family 4Fe-4S dicluster ferredoxin, producing the protein MSLIITDECIACDACRDECPNYAIEEGDPIYLIDSDRCTECVGHFEEPQCIEVCPVDCIIIDPDNQETMEELKFKYEQIAEEEA; encoded by the coding sequence ATGTCTTTAATTATTACTGATGAATGTATCGCATGTGATGCATGTAGAGATGAGTGTCCAAATTATGCAATTGAAGAGGGAGATCCAATATATTTAATCGACTCTGATAGATGTACTGAATGTGTTGGTCACTTTGAGGAACCACAATGTATCGAGGTTTGTCCAGTTGATTGTATTATAATTGACCCAGACAATCAAGAGACAATGGAAGAGTTAAAGTTCAAGTATGAACAAATAGCGGAAGAAGAAGCCTAA
- a CDS encoding inositol monophosphatase family protein, with the protein MNKTITEAYKENFINSVIEANKELYNYLHYNLKEKDLQYSNTIGYGGDNSLNIDLYAEEIFIKYLKKFGNIYSEECGFIDFNKDFTIIIDPIDGSDNFCANLEYYGSSVALKYKDEIIAGFVCNLATGNLIYKAFYFDIKEFNITGKKVLKRDGFDKFGIFERAYKYPKISQKLQESSIKFRSLGAAAVSLAFSKNYDFVLFVGQIREFDIAASLYICNEQNIYKSEDFLLISKNKQKVELIKEIINNNRL; encoded by the coding sequence ATGAATAAAACTATTACAGAAGCTTATAAAGAAAACTTTATAAACTCTGTAATAGAAGCTAATAAAGAACTATACAACTACTTACATTATAATTTAAAAGAAAAAGATTTACAATACTCTAATACAATTGGTTATGGAGGAGACAACTCCTTAAATATTGATTTATATGCAGAAGAAATTTTTATTAAATATCTAAAAAAATTTGGAAACATTTATTCCGAAGAGTGTGGTTTCATAGATTTTAATAAAGACTTCACAATTATAATTGACCCTATTGATGGAAGTGATAACTTCTGTGCCAATTTAGAATACTATGGAAGTTCTGTGGCCTTAAAATATAAAGATGAAATAATTGCTGGTTTTGTATGTAATTTAGCAACAGGAAATTTAATATATAAAGCTTTTTATTTTGATATAAAAGAGTTTAATATTACAGGTAAAAAAGTTTTAAAAAGAGATGGTTTTGATAAGTTTGGGATTTTTGAGCGTGCTTATAAGTACCCTAAAATTTCACAAAAATTGCAAGAAAGTAGTATTAAATTTAGATCATTAGGTGCAGCAGCTGTTTCTTTAGCATTTTCAAAAAACTACGATTTTGTATTGTTTGTAGGGCAAATTAGAGAGTTTGATATTGCAGCTTCTTTATATATTTGTAACGAACAAAATATTTATAAAAGTGAAGATTTTTTGCTTATATCTAAAAATAAACAAAAAGTTGAGCTAATTAAAGAAATTATAAACAATAATAGGTTATAA
- a CDS encoding Ppx/GppA phosphatase family protein yields MAKITTIIDIGSNSMRMVVLEKSSRFAFNLINETKSRVKISEGCYENGGNLQEIPMQRAYESLKSFLNISNSLKSRKIICVATSALRDAPNAKTFITRIRNDFGLNIKVIDGEKEAFYGGIAASNLIHDDDFVTVDIGGGSTEFSFVRNGAILKSISLNIGTVRMKELYFNKNDIKGAKKYILDNLKELFDLNTNIPSVAVGIGGSIRALSKIIMQKNEYPLDIIHGYKYSVENELNHLDLIVNAKTNKDLKNLGVKKDRFDTIKEGTFIFKTILEELSIKKVITSGAGVREGVYLCDLLRSTKNKFPANYNVSVRSLLDRFQIDQRQSAYFGSNAAKIYDALKPLHKLDDKFRQLLIIASKLHTIGSSLNFYKSNDNAFDFILNGLNYDFQHSSRVIIAHTIKYSKKSLPSKSDLETFKELLPKTSDMKWMSFMIALNLAVNEDLSRPNVEYQLDDETLKIKLENKSFMIASNIDKLELPKSLNLELL; encoded by the coding sequence ATGGCAAAGATTACAACTATTATAGATATTGGGTCTAACTCAATGCGTATGGTTGTATTGGAAAAAAGCAGTAGATTTGCTTTTAACCTAATCAATGAAACTAAAAGTAGAGTTAAAATTTCGGAGGGTTGTTACGAAAACGGTGGCAATCTTCAAGAAATTCCTATGCAAAGAGCTTATGAGTCTTTAAAATCTTTTTTAAATATATCTAACTCATTAAAATCAAGAAAAATCATATGTGTTGCTACTTCTGCATTAAGAGATGCTCCAAATGCAAAAACTTTTATAACTAGAATAAGAAATGATTTTGGTTTAAATATAAAAGTTATTGATGGTGAAAAAGAAGCCTTTTACGGTGGTATTGCTGCATCAAACTTAATACATGATGATGATTTTGTAACTGTTGATATTGGTGGAGGTTCTACTGAATTTTCATTTGTACGAAATGGAGCGATTTTAAAATCAATTTCATTAAATATTGGAACAGTTAGAATGAAAGAATTGTACTTTAATAAAAATGATATTAAAGGTGCAAAAAAATATATCTTAGATAATTTAAAAGAGCTTTTTGATTTAAATACAAATATTCCAAGTGTTGCTGTTGGTATTGGTGGAAGCATTAGAGCATTATCAAAAATCATAATGCAAAAAAATGAATATCCACTTGATATTATTCATGGTTATAAATACAGCGTGGAAAATGAACTTAATCATTTAGATTTAATTGTAAATGCAAAAACAAATAAAGATCTTAAAAACTTAGGTGTTAAAAAAGATAGGTTCGATACTATAAAAGAGGGAACTTTTATATTTAAAACTATTTTAGAAGAGCTAAGTATTAAAAAAGTAATAACATCAGGTGCAGGTGTTAGAGAAGGTGTTTATCTTTGTGATTTACTAAGATCTACTAAGAATAAGTTTCCAGCAAACTATAATGTAAGTGTGAGAAGTTTATTAGATAGATTTCAAATTGATCAAAGACAAAGTGCTTATTTTGGTTCAAATGCAGCTAAAATTTATGATGCTTTAAAGCCACTTCACAAACTTGATGATAAGTTTAGACAACTTTTAATAATCGCTTCTAAACTTCATACAATTGGTAGTTCTTTAAACTTCTATAAGTCAAATGATAATGCTTTTGATTTTATCCTAAATGGATTAAATTATGATTTTCAACATAGTTCAAGGGTTATTATTGCTCACACAATTAAGTATTCTAAAAAGTCATTGCCAAGTAAAAGTGATTTGGAAACTTTTAAAGAGTTATTACCTAAAACTTCCGATATGAAATGGATGTCATTTATGATTGCTTTAAATCTTGCTGTTAATGAGGATTTATCAAGACCAAATGTAGAATATCAATTAGACGATGAGACTTTAAAAATCAAATTAGAAAATAAATCATTTATGATTGCTTCAAATATTGATAAATTAGAGTTACCAAAGAGTTTAAATTTAGAGTTATTATAA
- a CDS encoding glutamate synthase subunit beta has translation MLNFTKFERINPEKRDVLQRLKDFNEIYEVFGKQRAKEQSDRCMQCGDPYCHTGCPLGNFIPAWLKQTATKNHDLAFALSNETSPFPEILGRICPQDVLCEGACSLNTGHGAISIGAIETHISETAFAKGLKPKFTDKKVDKKVAVVGSGPSGISAATFLLRKGYEVEMFEREDRAGGLLMYGIPGFKLDKTTVDRRMNWLIDAGMKLHLNCEVGKDVSVKDLEENFDAIYLGTGAKDGRYTGMDGEKDASNVHLAMDFLTGIQKRNLGTKVDFIDVKDKNVVVIGGGDTAMDCVRTSVREKAKSVKCLYRRDEVNMPGSKKEVVNAKEEGVEYVFNVSPKSLKITGDKVTAIELLTTSMSDPDESGRQRVVINEGTEYFEEADVVILALGFSPEKPQFLKELNVETNSWGGVETTNYQTSNEKVYAGGDCQRGAHLAVTAALDGREAAKAIVEKLS, from the coding sequence ATGTTAAACTTTACAAAATTTGAAAGAATTAACCCTGAAAAAAGAGATGTACTTCAAAGACTAAAAGATTTTAATGAAATCTATGAAGTATTTGGAAAACAAAGAGCAAAAGAACAATCTGATAGATGTATGCAGTGTGGGGATCCATACTGTCATACAGGATGTCCATTAGGAAACTTTATTCCTGCATGGTTAAAACAAACAGCAACTAAGAATCATGATTTAGCATTTGCTTTATCAAATGAAACATCTCCTTTCCCAGAGATTTTAGGAAGAATTTGTCCTCAAGATGTACTTTGTGAGGGTGCTTGTTCTTTAAATACTGGACATGGTGCTATTTCAATTGGTGCAATTGAAACTCATATTTCAGAAACTGCTTTTGCAAAGGGATTAAAACCTAAATTTACTGATAAAAAAGTAGATAAAAAAGTAGCTGTAGTTGGTTCTGGACCTTCTGGTATTTCTGCTGCTACTTTCCTTTTAAGAAAAGGTTATGAAGTTGAAATGTTCGAAAGAGAAGATAGAGCTGGTGGATTATTAATGTATGGAATCCCTGGCTTCAAACTTGATAAAACAACAGTTGACAGAAGAATGAATTGGCTAATTGATGCAGGTATGAAACTTCACTTAAATTGTGAAGTTGGAAAAGATGTATCTGTTAAAGATTTAGAAGAAAACTTTGATGCAATTTATCTTGGTACTGGTGCAAAAGATGGTAGATACACTGGTATGGATGGTGAAAAAGATGCTTCAAATGTACATTTAGCAATGGACTTTTTAACTGGAATTCAAAAAAGAAATTTAGGAACAAAAGTTGATTTTATTGATGTAAAAGATAAAAACGTAGTTGTAATTGGTGGTGGAGATACTGCTATGGACTGTGTTAGAACATCAGTAAGAGAAAAAGCTAAATCTGTAAAATGTCTTTATAGAAGAGATGAAGTAAATATGCCTGGTTCTAAAAAAGAAGTTGTAAATGCTAAAGAAGAGGGTGTTGAATATGTATTTAACGTGTCACCTAAATCTTTAAAAATTACAGGTGATAAAGTTACTGCTATTGAGTTATTAACTACTTCTATGTCAGATCCTGATGAATCAGGAAGACAAAGAGTTGTTATTAATGAAGGTACAGAATACTTTGAAGAAGCAGATGTAGTGATTCTTGCATTAGGGTTCTCTCCTGAAAAACCACAATTCTTAAAAGAGTTAAATGTTGAAACTAACTCATGGGGTGGAGTAGAGACTACTAATTACCAAACTTCAAATGAAAAGGTTTATGCAGGTGGAGATTGCCAAAGAGGTGCTCACCTTGCTGTAACAGCTGCTCTTGATGGTAGAGAAGCTGCAAAAGCTATCGTAGAAAAACTTTCATAA
- a CDS encoding O-antigen ligase family protein: protein MSIPFKNAIFQGSMALIILFFIYSLFKHKDYSILIENLRKVRYLSIGFFLIVFSMILSNLVNPENLSEKSWHTTFMFVIRYGLIFVCLAYFYKKKYFEEKFVKILVYSSLTYLALLGLYELILNPSILNGIGIHGTLNNRNSFGLHMGMGVVLSAILFTYNKKVAVILFSIFTFLMIFSFSRSSWVASFASIFVLMVFNYREIKMNHILYIFGFIGLLLAVYFSSDSLQMRFSQLLEGYSSHRTTIWLHTIEFIKLNPIIGYGIDSWASLPNTYLNKFPDPHNMVLEILLYTGLIGFFFCFFTIFIILKEIVKSKNCLYLSVSIYFLVITQFDFGAFFTKEILSFLTIFVFLIYSKKFKEE, encoded by the coding sequence ATGTCAATACCATTTAAAAATGCTATTTTCCAAGGTTCTATGGCTTTGATTATACTTTTCTTTATCTATTCTTTATTTAAACATAAAGATTACTCTATTTTAATAGAGAACTTAAGAAAAGTTAGATACCTATCTATAGGATTTTTTTTAATTGTTTTTTCAATGATATTATCAAATTTAGTCAATCCTGAAAACTTAAGTGAGAAGTCATGGCATACTACTTTTATGTTTGTCATTAGATATGGTTTGATTTTTGTTTGTTTAGCATATTTTTATAAAAAAAAGTATTTCGAAGAAAAATTTGTTAAAATTCTCGTATATAGCTCATTAACTTATTTAGCTTTATTAGGTTTGTATGAGCTGATTTTAAACCCTTCTATTTTAAATGGAATTGGTATTCATGGTACTTTAAACAATAGAAACTCTTTTGGCTTACATATGGGGATGGGAGTTGTTTTAAGTGCAATTCTTTTTACGTATAATAAAAAAGTAGCAGTTATACTATTTTCTATATTTACATTTCTTATGATATTTTCATTCTCAAGATCTTCTTGGGTTGCTAGTTTTGCATCTATATTTGTATTGATGGTATTTAACTACAGAGAAATAAAAATGAATCATATATTATATATATTTGGTTTTATAGGGCTGCTTTTAGCAGTTTATTTTTCTTCTGATTCTCTTCAAATGAGATTTTCTCAATTACTTGAGGGATATTCAAGTCATAGAACTACTATCTGGCTACATACTATTGAATTTATAAAGTTAAATCCAATCATTGGATACGGTATAGATTCTTGGGCAAGTTTACCAAATACTTATTTAAATAAATTTCCTGACCCTCATAACATGGTTTTAGAAATATTATTATATACAGGCTTAATTGGCTTCTTCTTTTGTTTTTTTACTATTTTTATAATTTTAAAAGAAATAGTTAAAAGTAAGAATTGTCTTTATCTTTCTGTTTCAATTTATTTTTTAGTTATTACACAATTTGATTTTGGAGCTTTTTTTACAAAAGAAATATTAAGCTTTTTAACAATTTTTGTTTTTCTAATTTATAGTAAAAAATTTAAGGAAGAATAG
- a CDS encoding polysaccharide deacetylase family protein, translating to MELYLWLFILVFICFMVFSIRFKWWKKNISYSHPRVLMYHMISSHLPKKQSKFNRLRVKPEEFEKQLIWLKKNNFKSFTLSELVSLKEIPEKAVVITFDDGYEDNFTNAFPLLKKYDFKATIYIVLNRFNKDWATDKDLKVSSDELNNEKMLSNKQIEELIKSGLIEIGSHTLDHVNLPESNINEKKQQLLKSKEQIEDLFKISCTSFAYPFGFHDEKDVSLVEELNYSNATTTYNSVYDKKLFLKYKIPRIMISGRQGILAFILKIKKGRVR from the coding sequence GTGGAACTTTATTTATGGCTCTTTATATTAGTATTTATTTGTTTTATGGTTTTTTCTATTAGATTTAAATGGTGGAAAAAAAATATTTCGTACTCTCATCCTAGAGTTTTGATGTATCATATGATTTCAAGTCATTTACCAAAAAAACAATCTAAATTTAATAGGTTAAGGGTAAAACCAGAAGAGTTTGAAAAACAGCTAATTTGGTTAAAAAAAAATAATTTCAAAAGCTTTACACTAAGTGAATTAGTTTCTTTGAAAGAAATTCCAGAAAAAGCTGTAGTTATAACTTTTGATGATGGTTATGAAGATAATTTTACTAATGCATTTCCATTATTAAAGAAATATGATTTTAAAGCAACTATTTATATAGTTTTGAATAGATTTAATAAAGATTGGGCAACTGATAAAGATTTAAAAGTAAGTTCAGATGAATTGAATAATGAAAAAATGCTAAGTAATAAACAAATTGAAGAATTAATTAAAAGTGGATTAATTGAGATTGGTTCACATACTTTAGATCATGTAAATTTACCTGAATCAAATATAAATGAAAAAAAACAACAACTTTTAAAATCGAAAGAACAAATAGAAGACTTATTTAAAATTAGTTGTACTTCATTTGCTTATCCTTTTGGTTTTCATGATGAAAAGGATGTGAGTCTAGTTGAAGAATTAAACTATTCAAATGCAACTACAACTTATAATTCAGTTTATGATAAAAAACTATTTTTAAAATATAAAATTCCTAGAATTATGATAAGTGGTAGACAAGGTATCTTAGCGTTTATCTTAAAAATAAAAAAAGGAAGAGTAAGATGA
- a CDS encoding glycosyltransferase, producing the protein MKICYFSCSSKFGGIEKIVVDTLNELVKTNDCLLIVPFGCEFKYKLNKKIEVYEYKSHDKRYNPFLYLEIIENIKDCDIVHTHGAKATQISYVLSKFISFNHIATKHNSRKGKIFNKVKNVISVSKKVSKTITHNSKVIYFGLDYKEQNSQQNSKFTMVAVGRLDPIKGFDNLINELSKLDFDFELNIIGEGTQKSQLNELIKSKNLEDKIKLIGFKDNIPSYLLNSNIQLISSLSEGLPITLMEGLLYSPVIISTPVGGIVEVLDKDYLLNIEEFPKKINDIYINFESEKKNFSIKHEKIKKSFDKVNYINSLMKYYKGILDEKTS; encoded by the coding sequence ATGAAAATTTGTTACTTTTCTTGCTCTTCAAAATTTGGTGGTATAGAAAAAATAGTAGTTGATACATTAAATGAATTAGTAAAAACCAATGATTGTTTACTTATCGTACCTTTTGGTTGTGAATTTAAGTATAAACTTAATAAGAAAATAGAGGTTTATGAATATAAATCTCATGATAAAAGATATAATCCTTTTTTATACCTTGAAATTATAGAAAATATCAAAGATTGTGATATTGTTCATACTCATGGTGCAAAGGCGACTCAAATAAGCTATGTTTTGAGTAAGTTTATTTCCTTTAATCATATTGCAACAAAACATAATAGTAGAAAAGGTAAAATATTTAATAAAGTTAAAAATGTGATTAGTGTTTCCAAAAAAGTTTCAAAAACAATAACTCACAATAGTAAAGTTATTTATTTTGGACTTGATTATAAAGAACAAAACTCACAACAAAACTCAAAATTCACAATGGTAGCAGTTGGAAGACTTGATCCTATTAAAGGGTTTGATAATTTAATAAATGAGTTATCAAAATTAGATTTTGATTTTGAGCTTAATATTATTGGTGAAGGAACTCAAAAGTCTCAGCTTAATGAATTAATAAAAAGTAAAAATTTAGAAGACAAAATTAAATTGATTGGCTTTAAAGATAATATACCTAGTTATTTATTAAACTCTAATATTCAATTAATTTCTTCTTTAAGTGAAGGTTTACCTATTACATTAATGGAAGGTTTACTGTATAGTCCTGTGATTATATCAACTCCTGTTGGTGGTATTGTTGAAGTTTTAGACAAGGATTATTTGCTTAATATAGAAGAGTTCCCTAAAAAGATAAATGATATATATATAAATTTTGAAAGTGAAAAGAAGAACTTTTCTATTAAACATGAAAAGATTAAAAAAAGTTTCGATAAAGTAAATTATATAAATAGTTTAATGAAGTATTATAAAGGTATATTAGATGAAAAAACATCTTAA
- a CDS encoding ELM1/GtrOC1 family putative glycosyltransferase gives MKRILIISDGKPGHLNQSIAFCKIKNISYDIVEVKFKTKLHKAMSYFFDRINHYTDELFEDYRKYYYEFYDAVVSTGSSTYYFNKFISKTQNKKSVVLMLPKGYKYVNFDYIIAQEHDKAPKLDNILEVPLNLSYSKAKNILEKNEEKNAVGIIIGGNNSVFTLDVDDLRDELNKIFEESTNSLKYITTSARTPFEVDGLIDEYEFDYKLIYSREPEINPVYDFINVCDELYITQDSTSMLSEARANTDAKINIINLKSKKENTKYHRLVEKVSSMNKKVDFEKLLERVEI, from the coding sequence ATGAAAAGAATTTTAATAATAAGTGATGGTAAACCAGGTCACTTAAACCAGTCAATTGCCTTTTGCAAAATAAAAAATATAAGTTATGATATTGTTGAAGTAAAATTTAAAACAAAACTACATAAAGCAATGTCTTATTTTTTTGATAGAATAAACCATTATACTGACGAACTGTTTGAAGATTATAGAAAATATTACTATGAATTTTATGATGCAGTTGTAAGTACTGGATCTAGTACTTACTATTTTAATAAATTTATAAGTAAAACTCAAAATAAAAAATCAGTAGTTTTAATGCTTCCAAAAGGATACAAATACGTTAATTTTGACTATATAATAGCTCAAGAACATGATAAAGCTCCAAAACTAGACAATATTTTAGAAGTACCTTTAAATTTATCATACAGCAAAGCTAAAAATATTTTAGAAAAAAATGAAGAAAAAAATGCTGTTGGTATAATAATAGGTGGAAACAATTCAGTATTTACTTTAGATGTTGATGATTTAAGAGATGAGTTAAACAAAATATTTGAAGAAAGTACAAATAGTTTAAAGTACATTACTACAAGTGCAAGAACACCTTTTGAAGTTGATGGATTGATAGATGAATATGAGTTTGATTATAAACTTATATATTCAAGAGAACCTGAAATAAACCCTGTTTATGATTTTATTAATGTTTGTGATGAATTATATATCACACAAGATTCAACATCAATGCTAAGTGAAGCACGAGCTAATACAGATGCAAAAATAAATATAATAAATTTAAAATCTAAAAAAGAGAATACAAAATATCATAGACTTGTGGAAAAAGTATCTAGTATGAATAAAAAAGTAGATTTTGAAAAACTTTTAGAAAGAGTGGAAATTTAA
- a CDS encoding glycosyltransferase family 4 protein has protein sequence MENFKVVQVLPELNEGGVERGTVESSREYVKKGIESIVISNGGKLLPQIETDGGKHYTFDVCSKNIFTLLSRVASLKKILKDINPDIIHVRSRVPAWLVYFAKKNLKAKIVSTVHGFNSVGFYSSIMTKADHVICVSNSIKEYIQSNYKVSDEMITVIPRGIDTKLFNKNNLDKNFIENFKIEHDLKDKFIVSIIGRVTQLKDYETFIKAISEVKKSKKNIKAIIVGGVREDKQDYFNSLKELIKELNLKENISFTGSQSKIAEVYDISDVVVSSSKKPESFGRAVAEAIALNTPVVATNHGGVKDIIIENENGFFFEIGDVKELSKKIIKCEQLNFDGLNYIKNNFSLENMIEKTIYVYKGVYY, from the coding sequence ATAGAAAATTTTAAGGTAGTTCAAGTTTTACCTGAGTTAAATGAAGGTGGAGTTGAAAGAGGAACAGTTGAATCTAGTAGAGAATATGTAAAAAAAGGAATAGAATCTATTGTAATAAGCAATGGAGGAAAACTTCTACCTCAAATAGAAACTGATGGTGGAAAACACTATACTTTTGATGTTTGCAGTAAAAATATATTTACACTTCTTTCAAGAGTCGCTTCTTTAAAAAAGATATTAAAAGATATAAACCCTGATATTATTCATGTGCGAAGTAGAGTACCTGCATGGCTTGTGTATTTTGCAAAGAAAAATCTAAAAGCTAAAATAGTAAGTACTGTTCATGGTTTTAATAGTGTTGGTTTTTACAGCTCGATTATGACAAAAGCAGATCATGTGATTTGTGTAAGTAATTCTATAAAAGAGTATATTCAATCTAACTATAAAGTGTCAGATGAAATGATCACTGTGATACCAAGAGGTATAGATACAAAACTTTTTAATAAAAATAACCTTGATAAGAACTTTATTGAAAACTTCAAAATAGAGCATGATTTAAAAGATAAATTTATAGTGTCAATTATAGGAAGAGTTACCCAACTAAAAGATTATGAAACATTTATAAAAGCAATTTCTGAAGTAAAAAAAAGTAAAAAAAATATAAAAGCTATAATTGTTGGTGGTGTTAGAGAAGATAAACAAGACTATTTTAACTCATTAAAAGAATTAATAAAAGAATTGAATTTAAAAGAAAATATCAGTTTTACAGGAAGTCAAAGTAAAATAGCTGAAGTTTATGACATAAGTGATGTAGTTGTAAGTAGTTCAAAAAAACCAGAAAGCTTCGGAAGAGCAGTAGCAGAAGCAATAGCTTTAAATACACCAGTAGTTGCAACAAATCATGGTGGGGTAAAAGATATAATAATAGAAAATGAAAATGGGTTTTTCTTTGAAATAGGTGATGTAAAAGAATTAAGTAAAAAAATAATAAAATGTGAACAATTAAACTTTGATGGTTTAAATTATATAAAGAATAACTTTTCTTTAGAAAATATGATTGAAAAGACTATTTACGTATATAAAGGAGTATATTATTAA